Proteins from a single region of Flavobacterium sp. YJ01:
- a CDS encoding GNAT family N-acetyltransferase yields MIKITEAFLEDIAKIQEIAHITWPITYGEILTSEQLDYMLNLIYSDEALSKQIQNKEQLFYLISDSASVIGFIGIEHHYKNEAITKIHKIYLLPETQGKGYGKVVFNSIEKLALENNSKELLLNVNRFNTALNFYKKLGFEIKETVDIEIGNGYLMEDYVMGKGL; encoded by the coding sequence ATGATTAAAATTACCGAAGCATTTCTTGAAGATATTGCTAAAATTCAAGAAATCGCGCATATAACTTGGCCAATAACTTATGGCGAAATTTTGACTTCAGAACAATTAGATTATATGTTGAATTTAATTTATTCTGATGAAGCGCTTTCAAAACAAATTCAGAATAAAGAACAGTTATTTTATTTAATTTCAGATTCTGCATCCGTTATTGGTTTTATCGGAATTGAACATCATTATAAAAATGAAGCTATAACTAAAATTCATAAAATCTACCTTTTGCCAGAAACACAAGGAAAAGGTTATGGTAAAGTAGTTTTTAATTCTATTGAAAAACTAGCTTTAGAGAATAATTCAAAAGAACTTTTATTGAACGTAAACCGCTTTAATACCGCTTTAAACTTCTATAAAAAATTAGGTTTCGAGATCAAAGAAACGGTTGATATAGAAATTGGAAATGGGTATTTAATGGAGGATTATGTGATGGGAAAAGGGTTGTAA
- a CDS encoding BamA/TamA family outer membrane protein, whose product MKFSNNKNFQHAIKVTVLLFILPLFLNAQSEFESQNQDECPPKTILELFKKKDSAYVVKPTKNDFFLVIPAIGSQPATGFFFGAVAQYTFKGKQENDKYSVANLGILYTLKKQWMINVKNNILLKNNKIFLSGDYRFYIFSQPNYGLGTDIIPPRRDRSDGFSIDSIAQSMDYNYFKFHQTASFEMRKNFYVGGGINIDWYTDIQDKELDVENGNLTYHYNYSQLHGFDNLEYFLTGVSLNMVYDSRDNQVNSSRGWFANINYRFNPVLFNNQKYSNVLYAEYRHFVPLSHKNDRYILGIWAYGQFITRGEVPYLNLPAIGWDQRSRSGEGYTQGLFRGNGLIYLSTEFRFPITCNQMLSGTVFTNFVTASNADNNTGLFHSIQPAAGVGFRILIDKKTRTNLVADYSWGNNSKGFYLNAGEVF is encoded by the coding sequence ATGAAATTCTCTAATAACAAAAATTTTCAGCATGCTATAAAAGTAACAGTTTTACTTTTTATACTTCCATTGTTTCTTAATGCTCAAAGTGAATTTGAATCGCAAAATCAAGATGAATGTCCTCCAAAAACTATTTTAGAGCTTTTTAAGAAAAAGGATTCTGCTTACGTAGTTAAACCTACAAAAAATGACTTTTTCCTTGTAATTCCAGCAATTGGTTCTCAGCCCGCCACAGGTTTTTTCTTTGGTGCAGTTGCGCAATATACTTTCAAGGGAAAACAAGAAAACGATAAATATTCTGTTGCCAATCTAGGTATACTTTATACTCTAAAAAAGCAATGGATGATTAATGTTAAGAATAATATCTTGTTAAAAAACAATAAAATTTTTCTTAGTGGAGATTATCGATTTTATATTTTTTCGCAACCCAATTATGGACTTGGAACCGATATTATTCCGCCACGAAGAGACCGTTCTGATGGTTTTAGCATTGATTCTATTGCGCAATCAATGGATTACAATTATTTCAAATTTCACCAAACCGCTTCTTTTGAAATGAGAAAGAATTTTTATGTTGGCGGCGGTATAAACATCGATTGGTACACCGATATTCAAGACAAAGAACTTGATGTTGAAAACGGAAATTTAACCTATCATTACAATTACAGTCAGTTGCACGGTTTTGATAATTTAGAATATTTTCTAACGGGAGTAAGTTTGAATATGGTTTACGATTCTCGTGATAATCAGGTAAATTCTTCTCGAGGCTGGTTTGCAAACATCAATTATCGTTTTAATCCAGTTTTGTTTAACAATCAAAAATATAGTAATGTACTTTACGCGGAGTATCGACATTTTGTACCTCTTTCGCATAAAAATGACCGTTATATTTTGGGTATTTGGGCTTACGGACAATTTATAACCAGAGGTGAAGTTCCATATTTAAATCTTCCTGCCATTGGTTGGGATCAGCGGAGCAGGAGTGGAGAAGGTTATACGCAGGGTTTATTTAGAGGAAATGGACTCATATATCTTTCAACCGAGTTTAGATTTCCAATTACCTGCAATCAAATGCTTAGTGGAACGGTTTTTACCAATTTTGTAACGGCAAGTAATGCTGATAATAATACAGGACTTTTTCATTCAATTCAGCCAGCGGCAGGAGTTGGATTTAGAATTTTAATTGATAAAAAAACAAGAACCAATTTAGTTGCCGATTATTCTTGGGGAAATAATTCGAAAGGATTTTACTTAAATGCAGGTGAAGTTTTTTAA
- a CDS encoding GMP reductase — MRIEMDLKLGFKDVMFRPKRSTLKSRSEVSLERNFKYLHSSADWSGIPIMAANMDTVGTFEMAQVLAKEKLFTAIHKHYTLEEWNNFLKNVTPDFYDHIAVSTGTGKEDFDKIGQIITANPFLKFICIDVANGYSEHFVQFLKKTRKQYPDKIIIAGNVVTGEMTEELLLAGADIVKVGIGPGSVCTTRVKTGVGYPQLSAIIECSDAAHGLGGHIISDGGCKTPGDVAKAFGAGADFVMLGGMLAGHTESGGELIEVNGEKFKQFYGMSSKTAMDKHSGGVAEYRASEGKTVQVPFKGNVIETVLDILGGIRSTCTYVGASKLKELTKRTTFIRVSEQENQVFTK; from the coding sequence ATGAGAATAGAAATGGATTTAAAGCTAGGCTTTAAAGATGTAATGTTTAGACCTAAAAGATCAACGCTTAAAAGCCGATCTGAGGTTTCTTTAGAACGAAATTTCAAGTATTTGCATAGTTCGGCAGATTGGTCAGGAATTCCGATTATGGCAGCAAATATGGATACGGTTGGAACTTTTGAAATGGCTCAGGTTTTGGCAAAAGAAAAACTTTTTACGGCCATTCATAAACACTACACTTTAGAAGAATGGAATAATTTCTTGAAAAATGTAACTCCAGATTTTTATGATCATATTGCTGTAAGTACGGGAACTGGAAAGGAAGATTTTGACAAAATCGGACAAATAATTACGGCAAATCCTTTTCTTAAATTTATTTGCATTGATGTTGCAAATGGATATTCAGAGCATTTTGTTCAGTTTTTGAAGAAAACCCGTAAACAATATCCAGATAAGATTATTATTGCAGGAAATGTGGTGACAGGAGAAATGACTGAAGAACTTTTGTTGGCTGGAGCAGATATAGTAAAAGTCGGAATTGGACCAGGTTCTGTCTGTACTACTCGAGTTAAAACTGGTGTAGGTTATCCGCAACTTTCTGCAATTATAGAATGTAGTGATGCTGCTCATGGTTTGGGAGGACATATTATAAGTGATGGCGGATGCAAAACTCCAGGTGATGTAGCAAAAGCTTTTGGTGCAGGAGCCGATTTTGTTATGTTGGGCGGAATGCTTGCTGGACATACAGAAAGCGGTGGAGAATTGATCGAAGTAAATGGCGAAAAATTCAAACAATTTTACGGAATGAGTTCTAAAACTGCAATGGACAAACATTCTGGAGGCGTTGCTGAATATAGAGCGAGTGAAGGGAAAACAGTTCAAGTTCCGTTTAAAGGAAATGTGATTGAGACTGTTTTAGATATATTGGGCGGGATTAGAAGTACTTGTACTTATGTTGGTGCATCAAAATTAAAAGAATTGACTAAAAGAACGACTTTCATCCGCGTAAGCGAACAGGAAAATCAAGTTTTTACAAAATAA
- the aspA gene encoding aspartate ammonia-lyase: MESTRKEHDFLGELEIPNHLYYGIQTFRAVENFNITGIPISKEPLFIKALGYVKKAAALANKDCNAIDPKIAEAICYGSDQVIAGKFDKEFVSDLIQGGAGTSVNMNANEVIANIGLEYLGHKKGEYNFLHPNNHVNCSQSTNDAYPSAFRIALYLKMESFIKTFAGLEVAFAKKGEEFKEVLKMGRTQLQDAVPMTLGQEFKAYATTIGEDIQRLKNAQELLLEINMGATAIGTKVNAPEGYPEICVKYLAEEVGIPLTLSPDLIEATVDTGAYVQIMGTLKRSAVKISKICNDLRLLSSGPRTGLNEINLPARQPGSSIMPGKVNPVIPEVVNQTCFYVIGQDLTVTMAAEAGQLQLNVMEPVIAFAMFTSLDYLSNAIQTLIDKCINGITANVDHCYNMVMNSIGIVTQLNPIIGYEESASIAGEALKTGKSVHEIAVLERKLITQEKWDEIYSLENLIHPKFITK; the protein is encoded by the coding sequence ATGGAATCAACAAGAAAGGAACATGATTTTTTAGGAGAATTAGAAATTCCGAATCATTTATACTACGGAATCCAGACTTTTAGAGCTGTTGAAAATTTCAATATCACAGGAATTCCGATTTCGAAAGAACCTTTGTTTATCAAAGCTTTAGGTTATGTAAAAAAAGCGGCAGCTTTGGCTAATAAAGATTGTAATGCAATCGATCCAAAAATTGCCGAAGCGATCTGTTACGGAAGCGATCAGGTAATTGCGGGTAAATTTGATAAAGAATTTGTGAGCGATTTAATTCAAGGCGGCGCGGGAACTTCAGTAAATATGAATGCAAATGAAGTTATTGCAAATATCGGATTGGAATATCTTGGACACAAAAAAGGAGAATACAATTTTCTTCATCCAAATAATCATGTAAACTGCTCTCAGTCAACAAACGATGCTTATCCGTCGGCATTTAGAATCGCTTTGTATTTGAAAATGGAAAGCTTTATTAAAACTTTTGCTGGTTTGGAAGTTGCTTTCGCTAAAAAAGGCGAGGAGTTTAAAGAAGTTTTAAAAATGGGAAGAACACAGTTGCAAGACGCTGTTCCGATGACTTTAGGACAGGAATTTAAAGCCTATGCAACCACAATTGGAGAAGATATTCAACGCTTGAAAAATGCACAGGAATTATTATTAGAAATTAATATGGGCGCAACCGCAATTGGAACAAAAGTAAATGCTCCAGAAGGTTATCCTGAAATTTGCGTAAAATACTTAGCCGAAGAAGTTGGAATTCCTTTAACGCTTTCGCCAGATTTAATTGAAGCAACGGTTGATACAGGAGCCTACGTTCAAATTATGGGCACTTTAAAACGTTCGGCGGTTAAAATTTCTAAAATTTGCAACGATTTACGTTTATTAAGTTCTGGGCCAAGAACAGGATTAAATGAAATCAATCTTCCAGCGCGCCAGCCAGGTTCTTCAATAATGCCAGGGAAAGTAAATCCGGTAATTCCAGAAGTTGTTAATCAAACTTGTTTTTATGTAATTGGTCAGGATTTAACCGTTACAATGGCGGCAGAAGCGGGACAATTGCAATTGAACGTTATGGAACCTGTTATTGCTTTTGCCATGTTTACATCGTTAGATTATCTTTCAAATGCGATTCAGACTTTAATCGATAAATGCATTAACGGAATTACAGCAAATGTTGACCATTGCTACAATATGGTGATGAATAGCATTGGAATTGTAACGCAATTAAATCCAATTATTGGTTACGAAGAAAGTGCCAGCATAGCAGGCGAAGCTCTGAAAACAGGGAAAAGCGTGCATGAAATTGCTGTTTTAGAACGAAAGTTAATCACTCAGGAAAAATGGGATGAAATTTATTCTTTAGAAAATCTAATTCATCCAAAGTTTATTACAAAGTAA
- a CDS encoding tRNA-(ms[2]io[6]A)-hydroxylase translates to MGVLRLQLPTDPRWVNIVEKNIEEILTDHAWCEQKAATNAITIITNNPEHQDLVQDLLALVKEEVDHFEQVHNIIIKRGLKLGRERKDDYVNELYQYMKRSGDGSRVSGLVERLLFSAMIEARSCERFKVLSENIQDEELAVFYRELMESEAGHYTTFITYARKYGVGIDVEKRWREWLAFEESIITNYGKGETIHG, encoded by the coding sequence ATGGGCGTATTAAGATTACAATTGCCAACAGACCCAAGATGGGTAAATATTGTTGAGAAAAACATCGAAGAAATCTTGACAGATCACGCTTGGTGCGAGCAAAAAGCCGCAACAAACGCAATTACGATTATAACAAACAATCCAGAGCATCAGGATTTGGTTCAGGATTTACTGGCTTTAGTAAAAGAAGAAGTAGATCATTTTGAACAAGTGCATAATATTATCATCAAAAGAGGATTGAAATTAGGTCGTGAACGTAAAGATGATTACGTAAACGAATTGTATCAATACATGAAAAGAAGCGGAGACGGAAGCCGTGTTTCTGGACTTGTAGAAAGATTGCTTTTTTCTGCAATGATTGAAGCTAGAAGTTGCGAACGTTTTAAAGTCTTGTCTGAAAATATTCAAGACGAAGAATTAGCTGTTTTTTATAGAGAATTAATGGAAAGCGAAGCTGGTCACTACACCACTTTCATAACTTACGCACGTAAATACGGCGTTGGAATTGACGTTGAAAAACGTTGGAGAGAATGGTTGGCATTCGAAGAATCAATTATTACCAATTACGGAAAAGGAGAGACGATTCACGGATAG
- a CDS encoding pentapeptide repeat-containing protein, which produces MKKESEYFLDREYNTIIYAKDDLNFKDFECCVFNNCNFSACTFLAVTFIDCVFNDCIFTEAKINYVAFRTATFNRCEIKEVNFAMCDKLIFEIGFNDCILDFSKFYTLKLKGTIFTNCSLIAVDFMATDLTSVVFDNCDLYRSEFNKAIANKADFKTSYNYTIDPTKTKLKKAIFSLNEVKGLLFMHDILVS; this is translated from the coding sequence TTGAAAAAAGAAAGCGAATATTTTCTTGATAGAGAATACAATACGATTATTTACGCAAAAGATGACTTAAATTTTAAGGACTTCGAATGTTGCGTTTTTAATAATTGTAACTTTTCTGCCTGTACTTTTCTGGCTGTTACTTTTATCGACTGTGTTTTTAATGATTGCATTTTTACTGAAGCAAAAATTAATTATGTAGCTTTTAGAACTGCAACTTTTAATCGATGCGAAATTAAAGAAGTAAATTTCGCCATGTGCGACAAACTTATTTTTGAAATTGGTTTTAATGACTGTATTCTCGATTTCTCGAAGTTTTACACTTTAAAACTAAAAGGAACAATTTTTACCAATTGCAGTTTAATTGCTGTTGATTTTATGGCAACAGATTTAACCAGTGTAGTTTTTGATAATTGCGATTTATACCGTTCCGAATTCAACAAAGCCATCGCCAACAAAGCCGATTTTAAAACAAGTTACAATTATACTATTGATCCAACTAAAACGAAACTGAAGAAAGCTATTTTTTCTTTGAATGAAGTGAAAGGATTATTGTTTATGCATGATATACTTGTGAGTTGA
- the glyA gene encoding serine hydroxymethyltransferase, which translates to MQRDEQIFDLIQEEKERQIHGLELIASENFVSDEVMEAAGSVLTNKYAEGYPGKRYYGGCEVVDVIEQIAIDRAKELFGAEYANVQPHSGSQANTAVYHACLNPGDTILGFDLSHGGHLTHGSPVNFSGRLYRPVFYGVDAETGRLDYDKIQEIATKEQPKLIIAGASAYSRDMDFARFRQIADSVGAILFADISHPAGLIAKGLLSDPIPHCHIVSTTTHKTLRGPRGGLILMGKDFPNPQGLTTPKGEIRMMSSLLDLAVFPGNQGGPLMHIIAAKAVAFGEALKDEFFTYAMQLQKNANAMADAFVKRGYNIISGGTDNHMMLIDLRNKNISGKEAENALVKAEITVNKNMVPFDDKSPFITSGIRVGTAAITTRGLVEKDMETIVALIDKVLSNHTDEDVIEEVAEEVNELMSERPIFAY; encoded by the coding sequence ATGCAACGCGACGAACAAATTTTTGATCTTATCCAAGAGGAAAAAGAAAGACAAATTCACGGACTTGAGCTTATCGCTTCAGAGAATTTTGTAAGTGATGAAGTAATGGAAGCAGCTGGTTCTGTTTTAACTAACAAATATGCTGAGGGCTATCCTGGCAAAAGATACTACGGCGGTTGCGAAGTAGTTGACGTTATCGAGCAAATTGCTATTGACAGAGCTAAAGAATTATTTGGTGCTGAATACGCAAACGTACAGCCACATTCTGGTTCTCAGGCAAATACTGCTGTTTACCATGCTTGTTTAAATCCTGGTGATACTATTTTAGGTTTTGATTTATCTCACGGAGGTCACTTAACTCACGGTTCTCCTGTAAACTTTTCAGGTCGTTTATACCGTCCTGTTTTTTACGGTGTTGACGCTGAGACTGGTCGTTTAGATTATGATAAAATTCAAGAAATTGCAACTAAAGAACAGCCAAAATTAATTATCGCAGGAGCTTCGGCTTATTCTCGCGATATGGATTTTGCTCGTTTCAGACAAATTGCTGACAGCGTAGGTGCAATCTTATTTGCTGATATTTCTCACCCAGCAGGTTTAATTGCAAAAGGATTATTAAGCGATCCGATTCCACATTGTCATATTGTTTCTACAACAACTCACAAAACATTAAGAGGACCTCGTGGAGGTTTAATCTTAATGGGGAAAGATTTCCCAAATCCACAAGGATTAACAACTCCAAAAGGAGAAATAAGAATGATGTCTTCTCTATTAGATTTAGCTGTTTTCCCTGGAAACCAAGGTGGACCTTTAATGCACATTATCGCTGCTAAAGCGGTTGCTTTTGGTGAAGCATTAAAAGATGAATTCTTTACTTACGCAATGCAATTACAAAAAAATGCAAACGCTATGGCTGATGCTTTCGTAAAAAGAGGTTACAACATTATCTCTGGCGGAACAGATAACCACATGATGCTTATCGACTTAAGAAATAAAAATATTTCTGGTAAAGAAGCTGAAAACGCATTAGTAAAAGCTGAAATTACAGTAAACAAAAACATGGTTCCTTTTGACGATAAATCTCCATTTATCACATCTGGAATTCGTGTTGGAACAGCTGCAATCACAACTCGTGGTTTAGTTGAAAAAGATATGGAAACTATCGTAGCTTTAATTGATAAAGTTTTATCTAATCATACAGATGAAGACGTTATCGAAGAAGTTGCCGAAGAAGTAAACGAATTAATGAGCGAAAGACCGATTTTTGCGTATTAA